The window GCAGGGCCGGTACTTGGGATCACCGTAGCCGTCCTGCAGGACCTCCAGGATGGACAGGACCGTGTCCAGCCCGATCAGGTCGGCCAGGGCCAGCGGACCCATGGGGTGGTTCATCCCCAGCTTCATGATCTGGTCGATCCCCTCGGCCGCGGCCACACCCTCGTACAGCTCCCACAGGGCCTCGTTGAGCATGACCATCAGCACCCGGTTGGACACGAACCCGGGCACGTCCCGGCAGGCCACCGGGGTCTTGCCCATGGACTCGGCCACGGACCGGACCGTGGCCGTGACCTCTTCCGAGGTGGCCA is drawn from Desulfovermiculus halophilus DSM 18834 and contains these coding sequences:
- a CDS encoding 3-hydroxyacyl-CoA dehydrogenase family protein, translated to ATSEEVTATVRSVAESMGKTPVACRDVPGFVSNRVLMVMLNEALWELYEGVAAAEGIDQIMKLGMNHPMGPLALADLIGLDTVLSILEVLQDGYGDPKYRPCPLLKSYVNAGWLGRKSGKGIYDYS